Part of the Ornithodoros turicata isolate Travis chromosome 6, ASM3712646v1, whole genome shotgun sequence genome, aaaagtctGAAGTGAACGCCGTCCAGGACAATAGGAGTGGAAGGATACCGTGCTCCAAGTGTGGCTACAGTATGCACAGAGGAGGCCAATGTCCAGCGGTAGGGAAAGTCTGCAAGAAATGCGGCAAGAAAAATCATTTTTCGTCAGTCTGCAGAACGAAGAATCCTGGGCGACCGCCGAGACAAAGAAGAAGGCAACATGAGAAAGAATTAAGACATCTGGAATATGGAGATAAAGCCGACTATTTCTTTCAGTCGCTATCATCGAAAAGAAGTGATGAGACCGAGATATGGTCCGCCAAGGTCACCATCGAGGGAACAAACGTATCCTGCAGGTTGGATACCGGAGCGAACTGTTCTGTGATATCGTCAGCCCTGCTCGAGAAAATAACAGACAAGAAGGCATCCAAATGCAGCGTGCCGCTGAGCACGTTCTTCGGACACAGTGAAAAAGCTGAAGGCAGAATACAACTGCATATCTCATTTCAAGGAAAAGACCTTAGCACGGAGTTCTTCGTTGTGGATCGCCAGGTTCCTACAACATTGAGTGGAACGGTATCTGAACATCTGGGACTGGTCAGTAGAATGGTCCACCCCACCCACGTTCATAAGGACAACCAGTTGGGATTGTACGAAGCTGCACGGCCTTATGATGACGTTTTTAAGGGCCTAGGCAAGCTCAAAGGAATAGTCTACCACATGAGACTGAAACCAAACGTTAAAGGCGTAGTGAAGCCCGCGCGAAGAATTCCCGTTGCATTAAAAGACAAAGTAAAGGACACGCTTGACCGCATGGAAGCAGACGGCGTGATATGCAAGGTCACTGAGCCTACAGAAAGGACCAGTAACATGGTCGTCGTagcaaagaaggaaaaggttCGAATTTGCCTGGATCCTGCGTACCTCAACCAAGCTCTGCTCAGGGAGCACTTTAAAATGGCAACGTTAGAAGACGTTGTCCCACGTCTGAGTGACTGAGGCTGTAGCATCACGTATCACAAGCTCGTTATCAGCGTGTTACCCTCGCCTCTTGTTTACCGGCTCCGCACAGGCGCCTTCTTAAGCGCATGTCAGAGTGGGcgacattagagagttttagtataccggtGCCCGGTAGGCTACCGCGGCTACCGGTGGACTTGCTTACCGCAGTCCCCGGCTCCGGTATAACAGGCT contains:
- the LOC135398556 gene encoding uncharacterized protein LOC135398556; the encoded protein is MTSTDKQESGTPTALEQESQELMARHSMSSLLPPPKVLDTTQDIWNWWKLWRREFELFSVATGLKAQPKEVQAATFLVIIGEDGRKIYTTLHFDSEEERTDVAKLIEKFEAHRKPTVNLTYQEFLFGSRDQKEGERFDEWITELWVLAATYEFGSLETRMLRSRIILGTQDKALQQKLINENPPYEKVVEICRQRERSHPQLQEIQSDKKLKEEKSEVNAVQDNRSGRIPCSKCGYSMHRGGQCPAVGKVCKKCGKKNHFSSVCRTKNPGRPPRQRRRQHEKELRHLEYGDKADYFFQSLSSKRSDETEIWSAKVTIEGTNVSCRLDTGANCSVISSALLEKITDKKASKCSVPLSTFFGHSEKAEGRIQLHISFQGKDLSTEFFVVDRQVPTTLSGTVSEHLGLVSRMVHPTHVHKDNQLGLYEAARPYDDVFKGLGKLKGIVYHMRLKPNVKGVVKPARRIPVALKDKVKDTLDRMEADGVICKVTEPTERTSNMVVVAKKEKVRICLDPAYLNQALLREHFKMATLEDVVPRLSD